In Holophagales bacterium, one DNA window encodes the following:
- a CDS encoding class I SAM-dependent methyltransferase encodes MADEVARIRGEYERRRREIPVDFYARWRPENLFARHSQERALLTGLRRERVLPLGDQRILEVGCGDGDWLGIFAEFGAAPENLAGIDLDEARISVARARYPRSDLRTGEASHLPWADESFDLVAQSTVFSSILSDQMKRDVASEMLRVLRPGGVIVWYDFFVNNPANPHVRGVRRSEVEGLFGGCRGRLVRTTLAPPLARWLVPRSWAAATLLASLRVLDTHFLGVLRKEIR; translated from the coding sequence ATGGCCGATGAGGTGGCCCGGATTCGTGGGGAGTACGAGCGACGCCGCCGTGAGATCCCTGTCGACTTCTATGCACGATGGCGCCCGGAGAACCTCTTCGCGCGACACAGTCAGGAGCGCGCCCTTTTGACGGGACTCCGGCGCGAGAGGGTCCTCCCGCTCGGCGACCAGCGGATTCTGGAGGTGGGCTGCGGTGATGGAGACTGGCTTGGAATCTTCGCCGAGTTCGGGGCGGCGCCAGAGAACCTCGCAGGGATCGATCTCGACGAGGCAAGGATCTCGGTCGCACGCGCCCGGTATCCGAGGTCCGATCTGCGCACGGGGGAAGCTTCGCACCTGCCGTGGGCTGATGAGTCGTTCGACTTGGTAGCCCAGAGCACAGTGTTCTCTTCGATTCTCTCGGACCAAATGAAGCGGGACGTTGCCAGCGAGATGCTCCGGGTCCTGCGCCCGGGAGGTGTCATCGTCTGGTACGACTTCTTCGTCAACAATCCGGCGAATCCCCACGTTCGTGGGGTCCGCCGCTCGGAGGTGGAGGGCCTTTTCGGCGGATGTCGGGGCCGGCTTGTCCGCACGACGCTAGCCCCGCCGCTCGCGCGTTGGCTGGTGCCCAGGTCCTGGGCTGCTGCGACTCTGCTCGCATCACTTCGAGTGCTCGATACCCACTTCCTTGGAGTACTGCGCAAGGAGATCAGGTGA
- a CDS encoding glycosyltransferase family 4 protein, producing MRITFLTQYFPPEVGAPQARLSELAELLAERGHQMTVLTAMPSYPTGRIFAGYGGLFRRESRGEVRVLRTAVYPTKSASLVRRLASYLSFVVSSALVGTFRLGRQDVLLVESPPLFLGMSAIWLAWVTRARLVFNVSDLWPDGAIRLGLVREGSFSHRLASALERLCYRRAWLVTGQSRTILSNIAERFPDLVTFHLTNGCDTRKFGAAQASAEMRRRLDPDGDAFIATYAGLHGLAQGLQQILEAARILRDETRIRFVLVGDGPEKAELQALAEEWQLTNVWFLDPVPSAEMPALLASSDAILVTLKLFLPGAVPSKIYEAMASERPLVLVASGESAEIVGAARAGDVLAPGDIVGLAETVRGLARGRDGVAETCRRARALVENRYDRRAVAERFSERLEAR from the coding sequence ATGAGGATCACCTTCCTCACCCAGTACTTCCCGCCGGAGGTCGGAGCGCCGCAGGCGAGGCTCTCCGAGCTGGCCGAGCTGCTCGCCGAACGCGGTCACCAGATGACGGTGCTGACGGCCATGCCGAGCTACCCGACAGGCCGGATCTTCGCCGGCTACGGCGGCCTTTTCCGACGTGAGTCCCGCGGAGAGGTCCGGGTCCTCCGCACCGCGGTCTATCCGACGAAGAGCGCCTCCCTCGTCCGTCGCCTGGCCAGCTACCTGTCGTTCGTGGTCTCGTCGGCGCTCGTCGGCACCTTTCGGCTGGGCCGGCAGGATGTGCTCCTGGTCGAGAGCCCGCCGCTCTTCCTGGGGATGTCCGCGATCTGGCTGGCGTGGGTGACGCGCGCTCGCCTGGTATTCAATGTGTCCGATCTCTGGCCCGACGGAGCGATCCGACTGGGGTTGGTGCGGGAGGGAAGCTTCAGTCATCGGCTGGCGTCGGCGCTCGAGCGGCTCTGCTACCGCCGGGCGTGGCTGGTGACGGGGCAGTCGCGCACCATCCTGTCGAACATCGCCGAGCGCTTCCCCGATCTCGTGACGTTTCATCTGACAAACGGCTGCGACACGCGGAAGTTCGGCGCCGCCCAGGCGAGCGCCGAGATGCGACGCCGGCTCGATCCGGATGGCGACGCTTTCATCGCGACCTATGCCGGCCTGCACGGCCTCGCCCAGGGGCTGCAGCAGATCCTCGAGGCGGCCCGGATCCTTCGCGACGAGACGCGGATTCGCTTCGTGCTGGTCGGCGACGGCCCCGAGAAGGCCGAGCTCCAGGCGCTCGCCGAGGAGTGGCAGCTCACCAACGTGTGGTTTCTTGATCCGGTTCCGTCGGCGGAGATGCCCGCGCTACTGGCGAGCAGCGACGCGATTCTGGTGACGCTCAAGCTCTTTCTCCCGGGAGCCGTGCCGTCGAAGATCTACGAGGCGATGGCGAGCGAGCGCCCGCTGGTGCTGGTCGCATCCGGAGAGTCGGCAGAGATCGTCGGCGCAGCCCGAGCCGGAGACGTTCTCGCGCCCGGCGATATCGTCGGTCTCGCGGAGACCGTCCGTGGTCTGGCTCGTGGACGCGACGGGGTGGCCGAGACCTGCCGTCGCGCGCGCGCCTTGGTCGAGAACCGCTACGATCGCCGCGCCGTGGCAGAGCGGTTTTCCGAGCGCCTGGAGGCGAGATGA
- a CDS encoding acyl carrier protein produces the protein MTTSGVSEALKKYVESTFLVDLGGAELSTSSNLFAAGVIDSFGVVGIVTFLEAEFGVTFSDEELLSPDLASVDGMARMVEAKRAPR, from the coding sequence ATGACTACGTCTGGAGTCTCGGAGGCCCTGAAGAAGTACGTCGAGAGCACCTTCCTGGTGGATCTCGGCGGCGCCGAACTGTCCACATCGAGTAACCTGTTCGCCGCGGGGGTGATCGATTCTTTCGGTGTCGTCGGGATCGTGACCTTCCTCGAGGCGGAATTCGGCGTGACGTTCAGTGACGAGGAGTTGCTGTCGCCGGATCTGGCGAGCGTCGACGGCATGGCCCGGATGGTCGAGGCAAAGCGGGCCCCGAGGTAA
- the asnB gene encoding asparagine synthase (glutamine-hydrolyzing): protein MCGIAGFFDVDFVSADPRRALTRMLSALHHRGPDERGFWFDERAGLANARLSIIDLAHGQQPMSAENGRYWIAFNGEIFNYLELRRELEGAGRRFATESDTEVLLQALLEWGDEAVGRLNGQFAFLFYDRRRRRLLLARDRFGERPLFFTRLGHGLVAASEIKAIFALPEVRRSIDPVVLRRLFRLWVPLPNETCFAGVEQLAPGHLAVFADGRLDDRPYYRLPVGRRKSTSLPEAVERVRASLEQSVRLRLRSEVEVGTYSSGGLDSTITTGLAQRLNAQPVRTFAIGFDDPSFDETRYQEEVAARFGTRHHTVRIARSDIARVFPEAVWHAETPLFRTAPAPMYLLAEQVHAAGIKVVLTGEGADEAFLGYDIFKETLIRSRFHDLDSDQRLAAIERLYPYLPHFNRENAAALARIFAQHAAETTRHLFSHEMRFGSAAFAGRLLAPTGEGDDDAARLSAWLTAEAPDLDRCSPIEKAQLLEYTTLLHGYLLSSQGDRMAAAWGVEGRCPFLDPEVVELALSLPEELRLSEGLREKHVLKEAFGGELPTSVVERAKQPYRAPDAVALREAMAGGWLEPLLRPSAIEASGLFDAKKASLFVERLRTLPETAIGPREDHAMVLLVSTLLLQQRFVDALPAEPYERQLGDVRMIDGREGVSA from the coding sequence ATGTGCGGGATCGCCGGTTTCTTCGATGTCGACTTCGTGTCCGCCGATCCGCGGCGAGCCCTGACGCGAATGCTCTCCGCCCTGCACCATCGCGGGCCGGACGAGCGTGGATTCTGGTTCGACGAGCGCGCCGGGCTCGCCAACGCCCGCCTCTCGATCATCGACCTCGCCCACGGGCAGCAGCCGATGTCGGCCGAGAACGGGCGCTACTGGATCGCGTTCAACGGCGAGATCTTCAACTATCTCGAGCTGCGGCGGGAGCTCGAAGGAGCCGGACGTCGCTTCGCCACCGAGAGCGACACCGAAGTGCTCCTGCAGGCGCTTCTCGAATGGGGCGACGAGGCGGTCGGCCGACTGAACGGACAGTTCGCCTTCCTCTTCTACGATCGTCGGCGCCGTCGGCTGTTGCTCGCCCGGGACCGCTTCGGCGAGCGCCCGTTGTTCTTCACGCGGCTCGGCCATGGCCTGGTCGCCGCCTCCGAGATCAAGGCGATCTTCGCCCTGCCGGAGGTGCGGCGGTCGATCGACCCGGTCGTCCTGCGGCGGCTCTTCCGGCTGTGGGTGCCGCTGCCCAACGAGACCTGCTTCGCGGGCGTGGAGCAACTCGCCCCGGGTCATCTGGCGGTCTTCGCCGACGGCCGGCTCGACGATCGACCCTACTATCGGCTTCCCGTCGGCCGGAGGAAGAGCACCTCCCTGCCCGAAGCGGTGGAGCGAGTGCGGGCGAGCCTCGAGCAGAGTGTGCGCCTGCGTCTGCGCAGCGAAGTCGAAGTCGGCACCTATTCGAGCGGCGGGCTCGACTCGACGATCACGACCGGCCTGGCGCAACGGCTCAACGCGCAACCGGTCCGGACCTTCGCGATCGGATTCGACGATCCGTCGTTCGACGAGACGCGCTACCAGGAGGAGGTGGCCGCGCGGTTCGGCACGCGACACCACACGGTGCGGATCGCCCGGAGCGACATCGCGCGAGTCTTCCCGGAGGCGGTCTGGCACGCCGAGACGCCTCTCTTTCGCACGGCGCCGGCCCCGATGTACCTGCTCGCCGAGCAGGTCCACGCCGCGGGAATCAAGGTCGTGCTGACCGGCGAGGGGGCCGACGAGGCCTTCCTCGGCTACGACATCTTCAAGGAAACGCTGATCCGCAGCCGGTTCCACGACCTCGACAGCGACCAGCGACTCGCCGCGATCGAGCGGCTCTACCCCTACCTGCCGCACTTCAATCGGGAGAACGCGGCGGCGCTGGCGCGCATCTTCGCGCAGCACGCCGCGGAGACCACGCGCCACCTCTTCTCGCACGAGATGCGCTTCGGGTCGGCCGCCTTCGCGGGACGATTGCTGGCGCCGACCGGGGAGGGCGACGACGATGCGGCGCGGCTCTCGGCCTGGCTCACGGCCGAGGCGCCGGATCTCGATCGATGCTCGCCGATCGAGAAGGCGCAGCTGCTCGAGTACACGACGCTTCTGCACGGCTACCTGCTTTCGTCCCAGGGTGACCGGATGGCCGCGGCGTGGGGAGTGGAGGGGCGCTGCCCGTTCCTCGACCCCGAGGTCGTCGAGCTGGCGCTTTCGTTGCCGGAGGAGCTCCGGCTGAGCGAGGGTTTGCGCGAGAAGCACGTCCTCAAGGAGGCCTTCGGAGGCGAGCTGCCCACCTCCGTGGTGGAACGGGCGAAGCAGCCGTACCGGGCGCCGGACGCCGTCGCGCTGCGTGAGGCGATGGCCGGGGGTTGGTTGGAGCCGTTGCTGCGGCCGTCGGCGATCGAGGCGAGTGGCCTGTTCGACGCGAAGAAGGCGTCGCTCTTCGTCGAGCGCCTTCGCACGTTGCCGGAAACGGCGATCGGGCCCCGCGAGGATCATGCGATGGTGCTGCTCGTGTCGACGTTGCTGCTGCAGCAGCGCTTCGTCGACGCGCTCCCTGCCGAGCCTTACGAGCGGCAGCTCGGCGACGTGCGCATGATCGACGGGCGAGAGGGCGTGAGCGCGTGA
- a CDS encoding ACP S-malonyltransferase, producing the protein MSPAGIAFLFPGQGPQAPAMLDEARRQEGFAERYACLCDVVGEDVAAGVARHGQVYLDRNEIASTVTVLCSVLELERIARSGRACLGAAGYSVGQWTAMHAAGMLDFETTLRLVFRRAQLMNASPAAVDGAMLAVIGLPNERVEEVCAEVRAEGGFVAVSNYNCLGQLSVAGTVAGVARAEELLAAAAPRKLARVGVAGAWHCALLEPARQAFRKLLESIELSPPAFPVADNVSGDLLPADPTLLREALAAHLSSPVRWEACVRRLLAIGAGELIEVGFGDMLTKFGFFIDRRCRSLSSRAL; encoded by the coding sequence GTGAGCCCGGCCGGCATCGCCTTTCTCTTCCCCGGCCAAGGGCCCCAGGCCCCCGCCATGCTCGACGAGGCCCGCCGGCAGGAGGGGTTCGCGGAGCGTTACGCGTGTCTCTGCGACGTGGTCGGAGAGGACGTCGCCGCCGGCGTCGCCCGTCACGGCCAGGTCTATCTCGATCGCAACGAGATCGCCTCGACGGTTACGGTGCTCTGCTCCGTCCTCGAGCTCGAGCGGATCGCCCGTTCGGGCCGGGCCTGCCTCGGCGCGGCGGGATACAGCGTCGGACAGTGGACGGCGATGCACGCCGCCGGGATGCTCGACTTCGAGACGACGCTGCGCCTCGTCTTCCGGCGGGCACAACTGATGAACGCCAGTCCGGCAGCGGTCGACGGAGCGATGCTCGCCGTCATCGGACTGCCGAACGAGCGGGTCGAAGAGGTCTGCGCCGAGGTGCGGGCCGAGGGCGGTTTCGTGGCGGTGAGCAACTACAACTGTCTCGGGCAGCTGTCGGTGGCCGGGACGGTGGCCGGCGTTGCGCGTGCCGAAGAGCTCCTCGCCGCGGCAGCACCGCGCAAACTGGCGCGGGTGGGTGTCGCGGGAGCGTGGCACTGTGCACTTCTCGAGCCGGCGCGGCAGGCCTTCCGAAAGCTCCTGGAGTCGATCGAGCTCTCCCCCCCGGCGTTTCCAGTTGCCGACAACGTCTCGGGCGACCTCCTGCCGGCGGATCCGACGCTGCTTCGCGAGGCGCTCGCCGCGCACCTCTCCTCGCCGGTTCGCTGGGAGGCATGCGTTCGCCGGCTGCTCGCGATCGGAGCTGGCGAGCTCATCGAGGTGGGATTCGGCGACATGCTGACGAAGTTCGGATTCTTCATCGACCGGCGGTGCCGTTCGCTCTCGTCGAGGGCGCTCTAG
- the wecB gene encoding UDP-N-acetylglucosamine 2-epimerase (non-hydrolyzing), translated as MILNVVGARPNFMKMAPLVLELQRRGLPQLFVHTGQHYDERMSQVFFDELGMPRPDLDLGVGSGSHAEQTARVMVAFERVLVERRPALVVVAGDVNSTLACALVAAKLEVAVAHLEAGLRSFDRRMPEEVNRVLTDHLAELLFVTEPSGLANLEREGIDARRVAFVGNTMIDSLVSHRERALAREPWRAYGLEPGGYGLVTLHRPSNVDDSAMAAEIARGLAGVAEELPLLFPIHPRTRERSGELFSRIAGLRLVEPLGYLEFLGLMARARLVLTDSGGIQEETTALGVPCLTLRENTERPVTLSEGTNRLVALEARAIQEAARAPRPGATRAPALWDGCAAARVVDRLEEFLAR; from the coding sequence ATGATCCTGAACGTCGTCGGCGCACGGCCGAACTTCATGAAGATGGCGCCGTTGGTGCTCGAGCTGCAGCGGCGAGGTCTGCCCCAGCTCTTCGTTCACACCGGACAGCACTACGACGAGCGGATGTCCCAGGTCTTCTTCGACGAGCTCGGGATGCCGCGGCCGGACCTCGATCTCGGCGTCGGCTCGGGCTCGCACGCCGAACAGACGGCGCGGGTGATGGTGGCATTCGAGAGAGTGCTCGTCGAGCGGCGTCCGGCGCTCGTCGTGGTGGCCGGCGACGTCAACTCGACCCTCGCCTGTGCCTTGGTCGCGGCGAAGCTCGAGGTTGCCGTCGCTCACCTCGAAGCCGGCTTGCGCTCGTTCGACCGCCGGATGCCGGAGGAGGTCAATCGCGTCCTGACCGACCACCTCGCCGAGCTGCTTTTCGTGACCGAGCCGTCCGGGCTCGCCAACCTCGAACGCGAGGGGATCGACGCGAGGCGCGTCGCGTTCGTCGGCAACACGATGATCGACAGCCTGGTGTCGCATCGCGAGCGGGCGTTGGCGCGCGAACCGTGGCGGGCCTACGGACTCGAGCCCGGGGGCTATGGGCTCGTCACTCTGCACCGCCCCTCGAACGTCGACGACTCGGCGATGGCGGCCGAGATCGCGCGCGGCCTCGCCGGCGTCGCCGAGGAGCTGCCGCTGCTCTTCCCGATCCACCCGCGGACCCGCGAGCGCAGCGGCGAGCTCTTCTCCCGGATCGCCGGCCTGCGGCTGGTCGAGCCGCTCGGCTACCTCGAATTCCTCGGACTGATGGCCCGCGCTCGCCTCGTGCTCACCGATTCCGGTGGCATCCAGGAAGAGACCACCGCCCTCGGTGTGCCGTGCCTGACCCTGCGCGAGAACACCGAGCGACCGGTCACGTTGAGTGAAGGAACGAACCGACTGGTGGCGCTGGAGGCGCGAGCGATCCAGGAGGCGGCGCGTGCGCCACGCCCCGGGGCGACGAGAGCTCCTGCCCTCTGGGATGGTTGCGCGGCGGCTCGTGTGGTCGACCGCCTCGAGGAGTTTCTGGCACGGTGA
- a CDS encoding sugar transferase, producing MALLGLLVSSPLWLVGGLAMKLTSSGPAIFRQQRVGRGGRRFVLLKLRTMSRTGAGPGFTSADDPRVTPVGSFLRRTKIDELPELWNIVRGEMALVGPRPEVPRYVDLSSPLWRRVLEVRPGVTDPVAIHLRDEEGLLAAASTDRERAYLELLQPYKLRGHLAYLERRTWSSDVRVLFHTVLAVLVPSLAPPPRWEDVVAARVEARAGGAAGQEGADAVGRVGVDRQG from the coding sequence ATGGCGCTCCTGGGGCTGCTCGTTTCGAGCCCGCTCTGGCTCGTGGGTGGCCTGGCGATGAAGCTGACCTCCTCCGGTCCGGCGATCTTCCGCCAACAGCGGGTCGGTCGCGGCGGGCGTCGCTTCGTTCTGCTGAAGCTGCGCACGATGTCGCGAACCGGTGCCGGTCCGGGCTTCACGTCGGCAGACGATCCGCGCGTGACGCCGGTCGGGTCCTTCCTGCGCCGGACGAAGATCGACGAGTTGCCGGAGCTCTGGAACATCGTGCGGGGCGAAATGGCGCTCGTCGGACCCCGTCCGGAGGTCCCGAGGTACGTCGACCTCTCCTCGCCGCTGTGGCGACGGGTGCTCGAAGTGCGCCCCGGGGTCACGGATCCCGTGGCGATCCACCTGCGCGACGAGGAGGGCCTGCTCGCCGCAGCGAGCACGGATCGCGAACGGGCCTACCTCGAGTTGCTGCAGCCTTACAAGCTGCGTGGCCATCTCGCCTATCTCGAGCGGCGAACGTGGAGCTCGGACGTGAGGGTGCTCTTCCACACGGTGCTCGCCGTGCTGGTGCCATCGCTCGCGCCGCCACCACGGTGGGAAGATGTGGTTGCCGCCCGTGTGGAGGCGCGAGCTGGCGGGGCCGCCGGCCAGGAGGGGGCAGACGCCGTCGGGAGGGTGGGCGTTGATCGCCAGGGTTGA
- a CDS encoding PIG-L family deacetylase, producing the protein MTVGMGRRSALVLVAHADDETLGAGGLIQRLAKGDWEVRTVILSDGIIAARGGDQDNKPDAIAACAVLGIEPPTFLGFPDQRFDQVAMADLSGAVAALGLEPDLVITHVETDLNLDHRLTAQAAKIVARPRRKPVSILGCEIPNTSFWNGVSFPANYFVDITQELDRKIEAFACYRGEIQPYPHPWSREGLRLLAQAHGMQCGVPFAEAFHLIRGYAGLLPDGAR; encoded by the coding sequence ATGACGGTCGGGATGGGCAGGCGAAGCGCGCTGGTCCTGGTTGCCCACGCGGACGACGAGACGCTCGGAGCGGGCGGTCTGATCCAGCGTCTGGCGAAGGGCGATTGGGAGGTCAGGACCGTCATCCTCTCCGATGGGATCATCGCGGCGCGAGGCGGGGACCAGGACAACAAGCCCGATGCGATCGCCGCGTGTGCCGTCCTGGGGATCGAGCCGCCGACGTTCCTCGGCTTCCCGGATCAGCGGTTCGATCAGGTCGCGATGGCCGATCTCTCGGGCGCCGTGGCCGCGCTCGGCCTCGAGCCCGACCTGGTGATCACGCACGTCGAGACGGACCTGAATCTCGACCATCGACTCACCGCGCAGGCGGCGAAGATCGTTGCCCGGCCGCGCCGCAAGCCGGTGTCGATCCTCGGCTGCGAAATCCCCAACACCAGTTTCTGGAACGGCGTCTCCTTTCCGGCGAACTACTTCGTCGACATCACGCAGGAGCTCGACCGGAAGATCGAGGCCTTCGCCTGCTATCGGGGAGAGATTCAGCCCTATCCGCACCCCTGGTCTCGGGAGGGGCTGAGACTGCTCGCACAGGCCCACGGAATGCAGTGCGGCGTGCCGTTCGCCGAGGCCTTCCACCTGATTCGCGGCTATG
- a CDS encoding GNAT family N-acetyltransferase, translating into MSVVVRAAEKADIDGIVAMLGEHWTQQGWSVGKYRYYYEDYPSGRPLPFVAVEDGVIVAFLGLLPIAVSGMRACLVLQVFVSPRHRRGATLVELARLAESTARESGARFLCGFGNRRFAAVAARFLGWRVPGYLRFVDREAVDLTAFRSRFHFDADGAWHRWRFGAVREIQTQSYEKDGVLHRQLLKTRAFPKLEASSLGFPRLNLWHPDAYSTTDDGGWTQPFVVVPLAPDLPPELLDIHHWYLEMGDSDAIEPYQPWLASGRLAGTPLSPSEVG; encoded by the coding sequence GTGAGCGTCGTCGTTCGCGCCGCGGAGAAGGCCGACATCGACGGCATCGTCGCCATGCTCGGCGAGCACTGGACGCAGCAGGGGTGGTCCGTCGGCAAGTACCGCTACTACTACGAGGACTATCCGTCGGGGCGCCCGCTGCCGTTCGTGGCCGTGGAGGACGGGGTCATCGTCGCCTTCCTCGGCCTGCTGCCGATCGCCGTCTCGGGGATGCGGGCCTGCCTCGTGCTCCAGGTCTTCGTGAGCCCGCGACATCGGCGAGGAGCCACCCTGGTGGAGCTGGCGCGCCTGGCCGAGTCGACGGCTCGCGAGTCCGGAGCTCGTTTCCTCTGCGGGTTCGGCAATCGACGATTCGCCGCCGTCGCGGCTCGCTTCCTCGGTTGGCGTGTTCCCGGCTACCTTCGTTTCGTCGACCGTGAAGCCGTCGACCTCACGGCCTTTCGGTCGCGCTTTCATTTCGACGCCGACGGCGCGTGGCATCGCTGGCGCTTCGGCGCAGTGCGAGAGATCCAGACCCAGAGCTACGAGAAGGACGGCGTGCTCCACCGGCAGCTTCTGAAGACGCGCGCCTTCCCGAAGCTCGAAGCGAGCTCGCTCGGGTTCCCCAGGCTCAATCTCTGGCACCCCGACGCGTATTCGACGACCGACGATGGCGGCTGGACCCAACCGTTCGTCGTCGTTCCGTTGGCTCCGGACCTTCCTCCCGAGCTCCTGGACATCCACCATTGGTACCTCGAGATGGGGGACTCCGACGCCATCGAGCCGTATCAACCGTGGTTGGCTAGCGGCCGCCTGGCGGGCACCCCACTCTCTCCGTCCGAAGTCGGGTGA